ATTCATTCCTTTTTATGCGGGCAAATGGTGAACAGCTAAGCAAAATCACGCATCTTATTGAATCTAAAGTAATCCGGCCCGTCATCGATCGCGTTTTTCCATTCGAAGAGACCACAGACGCCTTGTCGTACGTCGAAACCGGACGTTCGCGAGGCAAAGTCGTCGTTCAAGTGAGATAACACAACGTACTGAACGAACCGCCTGCTCCTAAGCGGTTCCTGCCAGGAGCGTCGCGCAGGGGGTGACCGTCGCGAGTCGTTCAAGACGCTCGCCAAGGCGGTCGACGGCGTCTCGTCGAGCCTCCGGCATGAGGTGCGCGTAGGTCAAGAGCGTGAGGCTCGGTGACGCATGACCGAGCACGCCCGCAGCCGTCCGAACGTCAACGCCCGCGGTCAGCAACGTCGTCGCTGCGGTGTGGCGCAGGTCGTGCAAGTGCGTCGTCGAGATTCGCTATGCGGAGAGCGAGACGAACTATTGCCCGACGTACCAGACCGGTGGCAAACTCCTCGCCGACCGCAATCTCTCGCGCCTACTCCGCTCTGACTGGCCCAAAACGCTCGAGGAACTGGAAGCTCTCACGCGGGGATGATGAACCTTTTATGTCGTTTGATTGGCCGTTTGGCCGTTTCCGTGGTAGCCTGCCCGCATGAAGGCCACTATCGCAGCCGCGCTCGCCCTAGCCACGTTTTGCACGGTGGCCCGCGCCGCCCAGGCGGACGCGATGTTCCGCAGCGACGCTGCCCACACCGGCGCGTACGCATCGGCGGCGCCGCAGCTCAACCACGTGCGCTGGCGCTTTCGGGCAAAGGGCGCCTTCATCTCCTCGCCTACGGTCAACGGAGGCTCGGTCTACATCGGCTCCGACGACGGGCACATCTATGCGTTGAAGGCCGCGGACGGGGCGCTCGTATGGGAACAGGTGACGCAAGGCCCGGTCCGATCGACGCCCGCCGTGGCGAATGGCCTCGTTTTTGCGAGCAGTCTCGACGGCAACGTCTACGCGCTCGAAGCTGCAAACGGAGAGCCAGTGTGGCATTTCACCACCGGCGGCGAGCGGCGATTCACCGCGCCCGGCATTCACGGCATCATTCCCAAAAACGAATTGATGGCCGATCCATTCGACATTTTTATATCGTCGCCGGTCGTTGCGGACGGCGTGGTCTACGTCGGTAGCGGCGACCATGACGTCTACGCTCTCGACGCCGCGACCGGAGCGCTCAAATGGAAGTTTGCGACCGGCGACGTGGTCCACGCATCTCCGGCGGTCGCGAACGGTACGGTGTACGTCGGCAGTTGGGATCGTTTTTTCTACGCGCTCGATGCAAAAACCGGAGCCCTTCGGTGGAAATTCGAAACCGGCGACGATAGGAATATCTACAACCAGGTCGGCATCGCGAGTTCGGCCGCGGTTGCGAATGGCGTCGTCTACTTTGGATGCCGCGACAGCAAGCTCTACGCGCTCAATGCAACGACCGGAACGCTGCGCTGGAAGCACGACGAACACGGCAGTTGGGTCGTCGGCGCGCCCGCCGTGAAGGGCGGAAACGTCTTTTTTACCACCTCTGATGAGAAGAAGTTTTTCGCTCTCGATGCCGCGACTGGCACCGAGAAATTCAACCAAGGCTATAGCGCCTTTTCGTTTTCGTCGCCGTCGCTCGCCGGCAACGAGGCCTACTTTGGAACCTTCGACGGATTGCTCTTCGAGATCAACACGCGTACCGGAGCCGTCGACGGTCAGTTCGCAACCGATGGCGCCCGCTCGAAACGCGCGGCGCATCTCGACGCGAAGGGCGCGATCGACCTCAACACCTTCTACGCGGACGATACGTACGAGGGCATCGTCGTCGGTCTGAGCCGCATCTTCGAGCTCGGCTCGATTCCAGGCTCGCCCGCAATCGCAAACGGCACGCTCTTCATCGGCGACACAACCGGCGTACTCTACGCCATGGGGGACTGACACATGCTCCTCGCGTACCTTATCGCAGCGGCCTTAGCTCCGACGCCATCGCCGGCGCCGACGCCGGCCTTCGAAACACACGACTACCGCGTCGAGGCGGGCGACGTCGAACTCGCGGGCAGGCTCTTCGCCCCGCGGGGAGCGACGACGTACCCACTGGTCATTCTGGTGCAAGGCGCGGACTACAACGACGCAAACGCCTCGGTCTATTGGCGCTTGATCGCTCACACCTATGCAAAGAACGGAATCGCGTCGTTCTCGTTTAACAAGCGCGGCATCGCCGGGTCCACGGGAACCCAAACCGACGACCCAACCGTCCAGGCACGCGACGTCGCAGCGGTCTGCCGGTTCGCCTCATCGCTCCCTGGCGTCATGGCCAACCACGTCGGTTATTTCGGGACGAGCCAAGGCGGTTGGATCGTGCCCCGCGCACTGCGCAGTTGCCCTGGCTCGTTCGTGATTCTGGCAAGTCCCGCCGGCGTTGCGGCCGCCGACGAAATCGGGTATTACCTGTGGAATCAATACCGTGCGGTGGGCATGTCGCCGAACGAGGCGAAGGCCGCGGAAGCGCTCCACGCAACGTTGGCAGCCTACTATAGAACCGGCTCCGGATATCGTGCGGCGCAGAACGCGGTCGATCGCGCGGTGGCGTCCTCGTGGTATGCGAAACTGCAAAAGGTGGATTATCGTCAAGATATTCCCGACTCACACCGTCTTCCCACACCGGAGCAATTGACCATCGAGAACCGGCGCGATCCCTCCACCTACGCCCTCTATCGCGATCCCAACTCCTGGAGCGTTCCACGGGACCTGTACGCATCGTTGACCGCGCCATTGCTGCTCGTCTACGGGGGCAAAGACGTGAACCTCGACGTCTTGAAATCGATCGACGTGTTTCAACGCGCTTTGAGCGCGAACGGGAACGTGGACGTTACTATTCGCATCTTCGAAACGGCCGACCACTCGATCCAGATCGGACCGCGCCTTCTTCCAGGCTATCGCGAATACATGTCTGCATGGATTCTGCAGCACGTCGCGCAGCCATAGCGCTCACGGCGCGTAGCCGCCGCTCGCAATTGCGCCGAAGCACTCGCGGCACGCGACTGAACCCTGGTTAGCACGATCTCATTCGACATTGACGTACACCAACTCGACCGCGTTGTTTCCGTAGCCTAAGCGGTTCCAGCGGTGGGCTTCCGGCTGTACGTTGCCGGCAACATCGGTGGCTCGCGCGCGCAGGGTGTGCCGTCCGGCTTCGTTTAGATGCCAGGCATACGACCATGCCTGCCATTGGTATTCGCCTGACGGCGCGTCCAACTCGGCGGCACGCCAATCGCCGCCGTCGGTACTGACCTCGACGCTCGTAATCGGACCTGATCCCGACCAGGCCTTCCCGCGCGCAACGTAGTTCCCAGCTCGTATCGTTTCACCGGGGCTCGGCGCCATAATCTTCGCCCGCGGAAGCATTAGCGTGACCGGTTCCTCGGGGCGATCCGGCCAGTAGTAGACGTAGCGGTGGGTTTGGAACATTCCTTGAAACGGCGCCGTCAACACGTCGATTCGAGTCAGCCACTTCACCGATGCTATTGCATACCAACGCGGCACGATCAATCGAAAGGGCGCGCCGTGTTCGGCGTTGAGCGGCTCCCCGTTCATCTCAAACGCAATGAGAATCTCCGCTGCGGGATCGACGGCACGATCGAAGGGCAACGACCGGACGAAGTTGACGTCGGCGCCTTCGTGACCCGGACCACGATCGGCCCCTTGGAAACTCACTTCGACTCCGCCGGCCGAGGGGCGAGCCTCGCGCAGCACGTCGTGCAAGCGAACGCCGGTCCAGCGCGCCGTTGAAACCGCATTCCCTGTCCACGGCTCTCCCGTCGGCAGCGGCGTCTGCCCGAGGCGAGCGTTACCGGCGCACTCGAGCGTCACGACGAGCTCGCTACGATCCATGCGCCGTAGGTCGTCGAGCGTTAGCGTATAGGGATTGGCTACAGCTCCGCCGATTGCGAGCCGCCCGTCGTGCTTGGGGAGCGCGAAGCTTCTGCGGACGAAATGGAGGTCGGTCGGCGTGATCGGCAGCTCGAGCGCCGCAAGCGGCGCCTCCGCGTTGAAGGGTTCGGCCCGGATCGTGATGAGTCTATCTGGCGGCTCCATCGCGCTAGAGTTCGCCGCCCATGCTGATGTTCCGGGCACGATTCCGCTAAAGCGGGAGTAGCCGCGGAGTGAGTTCAAGACTGACGTCGTGGACCTGATCGGGGGCTTGGCGGCAAAGTATTGCATCCGTCAAGACGCACGCGGCTTCATCGAGTTGTGGGGACTCTCGATCGCGCTCACCGTTGGCGCGATCGCGACCCTGCGCTCGTCACGCTTTTTTGCAAGCGTTCTCATTTTCTTCGTACTGGCCGGCGGTGGCGTCGCATTGGCCACGTTCTGGTCGTGCTACGAGTCGGCGGGGCCGTCTTTGGGAGTGGTCCTGCCGAACTCGCCCGCGAGGGGCCTCGACGCGATGATCTGTCTGAGCTCACACGCGGTCGAAAACATCGAGGGATGGATACTACTCGTCGTCTCGATCGTCGTGGCTTGCGGACTCGCCGTGCTTGGAGTCCTCGGTCCGAAGAGCCTCACGCGCCGAGCATTGGTCTTCGCCGGAGCCGCGGCGGCGCTGCTCTTCGCGATCGGCCTCGGCGCCCTGTTGCTCTTCGGTATCTCCTGGTGCCAGTCGTCACGGCTCTTCTAACCGTGAAGCTCGCCGCCGCGGCAAACCCTCTCTATGAGGTCCTTGCCAAGGATCTGGCGTCGCGATACTGTCCCGTCGATCGAAGCGTGTTCTTGGGCCGGCTCGGGATTTCGTTCGCCGTATTCGCGTCGATCGCGCTGCTGTTGCTTGCATTCGCGACGTTCGGCAAGCAGAGTTCGCAGCGGAAAGCGCTGACCTATCTCGTCGCGTGCGCCGTTGCGGTCTTTGCAATCGGAAGCGGCGCGCTCGTTATCGTCGGCCTCTCCGGCTGCAGCGGCGCGTATCAAGCCGGGCTGACTTGGGACTGGCCATGGTAAGCCGTCATGTACGCCGACGTTCGGCGCGGGGCTCGCTCGATCGCGCAATCGTCGCGTTGATCGGAACGAGCAGAAACGCCTTTCTTGTTTGCTCGTCTGCGATGCGCTCGGCAAACGCGTGAAGTTCGCGGCGCGCTCGTGCCGCTGCTTCGCGAGCACCGCTCGCATCTCCGCCGGCGGCTAAGCCTTGCGAAGCGGCCCACCACGCGTACTGCGGCCAAAACGCGCCGTCGAACGATGCGGCGCCGATCGAAAGGAGCTCGCGCGCGGTAGCGAGAGCTTTGTCGCTTCGGCCGGTTGCAACGTATGCGAGCGTGAGGTCGGAGAGATCGTCGACGAAGTCTCGAGGCTCTTGAAGCGACCGGCGAATCGCCAAGCCCGCCTCCATGTGCTCGATCGCGGCATCCACCTCGCCGAGGGCGAGTTCCGCGTTGCCGAGATTGGCTAGGGCGGCGGCTTCGAACACGGGATATGCCATCTCGCGAGTGATTTCCACCGCTGACGTCGCGAAGGCTTTCGCTTCGGACGCGTTTCCCAACTGCAGGTTGACGAAGCTCGCATTGACTTGGTTGACGGCGAAGGTCCGCCGCTCTTGAACCGTTTCAAACAGCTTGTTCGATCGTTCGATGGAAACGAGCGCTTCGGCGAACATGCCCGTGCGCATGAGCAGGAGCGTCTTGTTCGCGTGCGCGGTAGCCAGCCCGCGC
This sequence is a window from Candidatus Binatia bacterium. Protein-coding genes within it:
- a CDS encoding PQQ-binding-like beta-propeller repeat protein, with amino-acid sequence MKATIAAALALATFCTVARAAQADAMFRSDAAHTGAYASAAPQLNHVRWRFRAKGAFISSPTVNGGSVYIGSDDGHIYALKAADGALVWEQVTQGPVRSTPAVANGLVFASSLDGNVYALEAANGEPVWHFTTGGERRFTAPGIHGIIPKNELMADPFDIFISSPVVADGVVYVGSGDHDVYALDAATGALKWKFATGDVVHASPAVANGTVYVGSWDRFFYALDAKTGALRWKFETGDDRNIYNQVGIASSAAVANGVVYFGCRDSKLYALNATTGTLRWKHDEHGSWVVGAPAVKGGNVFFTTSDEKKFFALDAATGTEKFNQGYSAFSFSSPSLAGNEAYFGTFDGLLFEINTRTGAVDGQFATDGARSKRAAHLDAKGAIDLNTFYADDTYEGIVVGLSRIFELGSIPGSPAIANGTLFIGDTTGVLYAMGD
- a CDS encoding sulfite oxidase gives rise to the protein MEPPDRLITIRAEPFNAEAPLAALELPITPTDLHFVRRSFALPKHDGRLAIGGAVANPYTLTLDDLRRMDRSELVVTLECAGNARLGQTPLPTGEPWTGNAVSTARWTGVRLHDVLREARPSAGGVEVSFQGADRGPGHEGADVNFVRSLPFDRAVDPAAEILIAFEMNGEPLNAEHGAPFRLIVPRWYAIASVKWLTRIDVLTAPFQGMFQTHRYVYYWPDRPEEPVTLMLPRAKIMAPSPGETIRAGNYVARGKAWSGSGPITSVEVSTDGGDWRAAELDAPSGEYQWQAWSYAWHLNEAGRHTLRARATDVAGNVQPEAHRWNRLGYGNNAVELVYVNVE
- a CDS encoding CocE/NonD family hydrolase, with translation MLLAYLIAAALAPTPSPAPTPAFETHDYRVEAGDVELAGRLFAPRGATTYPLVILVQGADYNDANASVYWRLIAHTYAKNGIASFSFNKRGIAGSTGTQTDDPTVQARDVAAVCRFASSLPGVMANHVGYFGTSQGGWIVPRALRSCPGSFVILASPAGVAAADEIGYYLWNQYRAVGMSPNEAKAAEALHATLAAYYRTGSGYRAAQNAVDRAVASSWYAKLQKVDYRQDIPDSHRLPTPEQLTIENRRDPSTYALYRDPNSWSVPRDLYASLTAPLLLVYGGKDVNLDVLKSIDVFQRALSANGNVDVTIRIFETADHSIQIGPRLLPGYREYMSAWILQHVAQP